A region from the Leptolyngbya iicbica LK genome encodes:
- a CDS encoding BON domain-containing protein, giving the protein MMSSFDLLALAMGVAAIAGIFIQLSRRGQTGALAAILTTVLMTAFASPVMAAAANDNALSDGQKALQETLKTTPQNNQYQGIEYAQAKGKPLSDREITRRVQQEIPDSVKLSVSSGSVRLSGQVSNRDMAQQVIQDIKEMPGVHEISYDLGFSS; this is encoded by the coding sequence TCATTTGATTTATTAGCACTAGCGATGGGAGTTGCCGCGATCGCGGGAATTTTCATTCAACTATCCCGTCGAGGTCAGACGGGCGCTTTGGCTGCGATTTTGACCACGGTATTGATGACAGCGTTTGCGAGCCCAGTAATGGCCGCTGCTGCTAACGACAATGCTTTGTCTGATGGTCAGAAGGCCCTCCAAGAAACGCTCAAAACGACCCCTCAAAATAATCAATATCAGGGCATTGAGTATGCTCAAGCGAAAGGAAAACCGTTGAGCGATCGCGAGATCACCCGACGGGTGCAGCAAGAAATTCCTGATAGCGTCAAGCTGAGTGTTTCTAGCGGCTCTGTGCGACTATCCGGACAGGTGAGCAACCGCGACATGGCTCAGCAGGTCATCCAAGATATTAAGGAAATGCCGGGGGTTCACGAAATTTCCTATGACCTGGGCTTTAGCAGCTAA
- a CDS encoding cation-translocating P-type ATPase — MNSPVSTAEVTQSSSDRVLDAFGVDAAQGLQNRQVKRQREKYGWNRLKQRKQRGAWAILVDQFKSPIIGLLAVAAVLAFAFQEWIEGIAVVMAIALNAIIGFTTELRAVKSMESLQALSKAQAKVRREGQVRQIDADQLVPGDIVVLEGGDVVPADIRLIEASKLQADESALTGESLPVSKDTTPVEPDLSLAEQTNRLFKGTAITRGAGEGIVTATGMETELGHISELAEQAGGEQTPLEKRLDQLGRRLIWVTLGIAVVVALAGIIQGRDLVLMVETAIALSVAAVPEGLPIVATVALARGMWRMAKQNALINRLSAVETLGSTSIVCTDKTGTLTQNRMTVSRVVTEAGTVHVDNEAGQARFRLHNEPINPQDPAALRQLLQVGVLCNNAELSDMGDTDKVIGDPMEVALLAVGRKAEMERADLRDRWPEAREVAFDPEVKMMATYHEADDGYWVAVKGAPEALLETCTDYWSGAGQQSLDGEARDRWQQQLKETAEAGLRVLAFAMKTVDSTEGDPYHDLTWLGIVGLEDPPREGVKEAIKACHQAGVRVIMVTGDQPITARNIGLAVGVVGEQDAKALPGKALKPLDDLTKQNRQELQQVSIFARVSPEQKLNLIALHQADDAIVAMTGDGVNDAPALQKADIGVAMGQRGTQVAQEAADMVLQDDAFSTIIHAIAQGRAIFRNIRQFTLYLLSGNTGEIFAVALTSLFNAPLPLLPLQILYINAVNDVFPALALGFGEGDELMMQRPPRKGNEAVLTQRHWADIVIYGLLIAGATLGAFGIALRVWQLSDTQAVTVSFMTLAFARLWHIFNMRSAGTGLLKNEVVRNPYVWGALVICTGILLAAVYVPGLSDALGTTGLTPRAWGLVLGFSLIPLILGQIGKVWRDRH; from the coding sequence GTGAATAGTCCTGTTTCGACTGCAGAAGTAACGCAATCATCCTCGGATAGGGTGCTCGATGCCTTTGGTGTGGATGCGGCCCAGGGGTTGCAAAATCGGCAAGTCAAACGCCAGCGGGAAAAGTACGGATGGAACCGGCTCAAGCAGCGGAAACAGCGGGGTGCCTGGGCGATTTTGGTCGATCAATTTAAGAGTCCGATTATCGGTCTTTTAGCGGTAGCCGCAGTTTTAGCCTTTGCGTTTCAAGAGTGGATTGAAGGCATCGCGGTAGTGATGGCGATCGCCCTCAACGCCATCATCGGCTTTACGACGGAGCTGCGAGCCGTCAAATCAATGGAGTCGCTGCAGGCTCTCAGCAAGGCTCAGGCGAAGGTGCGGCGCGAAGGCCAGGTGCGACAGATCGACGCGGATCAACTGGTGCCTGGCGATATCGTCGTGCTGGAAGGGGGCGACGTCGTGCCCGCCGATATTCGCCTGATCGAAGCCTCCAAACTGCAAGCGGATGAGTCCGCCCTGACGGGAGAGTCTCTGCCGGTCAGTAAAGATACGACGCCCGTGGAACCGGACTTGTCCCTGGCGGAGCAGACGAACCGCTTGTTTAAGGGCACTGCCATTACGCGGGGGGCGGGCGAAGGGATTGTGACCGCGACCGGCATGGAGACCGAACTCGGCCACATTTCGGAGCTGGCGGAGCAGGCGGGAGGCGAGCAAACGCCCTTGGAAAAGCGCTTGGACCAACTGGGTCGCCGCCTAATTTGGGTGACGCTGGGCATTGCGGTGGTGGTGGCGCTGGCGGGGATTATCCAAGGCCGCGACCTGGTGCTGATGGTGGAAACGGCGATCGCCCTCTCCGTTGCTGCCGTGCCGGAAGGGTTGCCCATTGTCGCGACGGTGGCGCTGGCGCGGGGCATGTGGCGCATGGCGAAGCAAAACGCCCTGATCAATCGTCTGTCTGCGGTCGAAACCCTCGGTTCCACCAGCATCGTATGCACCGACAAAACTGGCACCCTGACCCAAAATCGGATGACGGTTAGCCGCGTGGTCACCGAAGCGGGCACCGTGCACGTTGACAATGAAGCGGGCCAAGCTCGCTTTCGTCTGCATAACGAACCGATTAACCCCCAAGACCCGGCAGCGCTACGGCAACTCCTACAGGTCGGGGTGCTGTGCAATAACGCTGAGCTGTCGGACATGGGCGACACCGACAAGGTCATCGGCGACCCGATGGAGGTAGCACTGCTGGCAGTGGGGCGCAAAGCCGAGATGGAGCGGGCCGACCTGCGCGATCGCTGGCCCGAAGCTCGTGAAGTCGCCTTTGACCCCGAAGTGAAGATGATGGCTACCTACCATGAGGCCGATGACGGCTATTGGGTAGCGGTGAAAGGGGCTCCCGAAGCGCTATTGGAAACCTGTACTGACTATTGGAGTGGGGCGGGGCAGCAGTCGTTAGATGGTGAGGCTCGCGATCGCTGGCAGCAACAACTCAAGGAGACCGCCGAGGCTGGACTCCGGGTGCTGGCGTTTGCGATGAAAACCGTCGATTCCACCGAAGGGGATCCCTATCACGACCTGACCTGGCTAGGCATTGTGGGCCTGGAAGATCCGCCTAGAGAAGGCGTCAAAGAGGCGATCAAAGCCTGCCACCAGGCGGGCGTGCGGGTGATTATGGTGACGGGAGACCAGCCCATCACCGCTCGCAATATTGGCTTAGCGGTCGGCGTGGTCGGCGAGCAAGATGCCAAAGCGTTACCCGGCAAAGCCCTGAAGCCGTTGGATGACCTGACTAAACAAAATCGCCAAGAACTCCAGCAGGTCTCGATCTTTGCGCGGGTGAGTCCGGAACAAAAGTTGAATCTGATTGCCCTGCACCAGGCCGATGACGCGATCGTGGCGATGACCGGAGATGGCGTCAATGATGCTCCGGCGTTGCAAAAAGCTGATATCGGGGTGGCCATGGGTCAGCGCGGTACCCAGGTCGCCCAAGAAGCGGCGGACATGGTGCTGCAGGATGATGCCTTTTCGACCATTATTCATGCGATCGCTCAGGGACGGGCCATTTTCCGTAATATTCGCCAATTTACGCTGTATCTGCTCTCGGGCAATACCGGCGAAATCTTCGCGGTGGCGCTGACCTCCCTATTCAATGCGCCGTTGCCGCTGCTGCCCCTGCAAATTCTCTACATCAATGCGGTGAATGACGTGTTTCCGGCTCTGGCCTTGGGCTTTGGCGAAGGGGACGAGCTGATGATGCAGCGCCCCCCGCGCAAGGGCAACGAAGCCGTGCTGACGCAACGCCACTGGGCCGATATCGTAATCTACGGACTCCTGATCGCCGGGGCTACCCTCGGAGCCTTTGGCATCGCCTTGCGGGTATGGCAACTCAGCGACACCCAGGCCGTAACGGTTTCGTTTATGACGCTCGCATTTGCGCGGTTGTGGCACATTTTCAACATGCGTAGCGCTGGCACTGGATTGCTGAAAAATGAGGTCGTGCGCAATCCCTACGTCTGGGGGGCCTTGGTCATCTGCACTGGCATCCTGCTGGCGGCGGTCTATGTTCCGGGTCTTTCCGATGCTTTAGGCACGACCGGATTAACGCCACGCGCCTGGGGCCTTGTGCTGGGATTCAGCCTGATTCCGCTGATTTTGGGCCAAATTGGCAAGGTATGGCGCGATCGCCATTAA
- a CDS encoding DedA family protein — translation MPRPYDTHPPCYPTTLRHPTTLLPNDPSPPMFDWITTWLESLGYVGVFALMVLEHVFPPIPSEVVMPFAGFISSRSEEMSLMGVIIAGSLGSMGGTLVWYYVGRWVDQEQLMVLVARHGRWLTLKPRDIEKAIAFFQRGQGQWVVGLGRVVPGVRTYVSVPAGLSDMPLPAYLVYSGIGTVIWTAALAIAGYILGDRFDEVSHFIAPISKFVLIGLAVFAVGWVLYRRRRRRQNSQSPR, via the coding sequence ATGCCTCGCCCCTACGACACCCATCCACCCTGCTACCCAACGACCCTACGACACCCAACGACCCTGCTACCCAACGACCCATCCCCCCCTATGTTTGACTGGATCACCACCTGGCTCGAATCCCTCGGTTACGTCGGCGTATTTGCACTGATGGTGCTTGAACACGTCTTTCCGCCGATTCCTTCAGAGGTGGTGATGCCCTTTGCGGGATTTATCAGCAGCCGCAGTGAGGAGATGAGCCTAATGGGGGTCATCATTGCCGGGTCCCTGGGGTCGATGGGCGGCACCTTGGTGTGGTATTACGTGGGCCGCTGGGTCGATCAAGAGCAGTTGATGGTTTTGGTGGCGCGTCATGGGCGCTGGCTGACCCTCAAGCCCAGGGATATTGAAAAAGCGATCGCGTTCTTTCAGCGCGGGCAGGGGCAATGGGTCGTCGGTTTGGGGCGCGTGGTGCCCGGTGTGCGCACCTACGTGTCAGTGCCTGCGGGCCTCAGCGATATGCCATTGCCTGCCTACCTGGTCTATTCCGGCATCGGGACGGTGATCTGGACGGCAGCCCTCGCGATCGCGGGATACATTTTGGGCGATCGCTTTGATGAGGTTAGCCACTTCATCGCGCCTATCAGTAAATTCGTGTTGATTGGTCTGGCTGTCTTTGCCGTGGGGTGGGTGCTGTATCGTCGTCGCCGCCGTCGCCAGAATTCCCAATCACCGCGATAA
- a CDS encoding rhodanese-like domain-containing protein — translation MTNLSEQIESAKSNMTEPLPTPPEMQGEQATPQELLERLNWGEPALTIIDVRDREAFNNERITGAVTMQPGQLPEAATSELEYNRDIYLYGETAESAAGAANQLREAGYQKVAEIQGGLAGWKQVGGPTEGIKAFSSPVS, via the coding sequence ATGACTAACCTTTCTGAACAAATCGAATCGGCCAAATCGAACATGACCGAGCCGTTGCCGACGCCTCCGGAGATGCAAGGTGAGCAAGCGACCCCGCAAGAACTTCTAGAGCGGTTGAATTGGGGTGAGCCCGCGCTGACGATTATCGACGTGCGCGATCGCGAAGCCTTTAATAACGAGCGCATCACGGGTGCAGTGACTATGCAGCCCGGTCAACTCCCCGAAGCCGCCACCTCCGAGTTGGAATACAACCGCGATATTTATCTCTACGGCGAAACCGCTGAAAGCGCTGCTGGAGCAGCCAATCAGCTGCGCGAAGCGGGATATCAAAAAGTTGCTGAAATTCAAGGCGGACTCGCTGGCTGGAAGCAGGTTGGCGGCCCCACCGAAGGTATCAAAGCGTTCTCGTCACCGGTTAGCTAA
- a CDS encoding 2,3-bisphosphoglycerate-independent phosphoglycerate mutase — translation MDITEIWEDLAWDQGGRIVYLVLDGLGGIPHPDHHLTELQAANTPNLDALAKESSCGLLEIVGPGITPGSGPGHLTLFGYDPLKYRIGRGVLSALGIDFELQPGDVAARANFASFSDKGMVSDRRAGRIGTDLNERLVQKICDRVSLDFDGTFFFETVSEHRAVLVLRGDDLSGAVQDTDPQSTDRPPNLPKATAEEGEKTAVLIQSFLRQVSDVLADEHPANGVLLRGFERFEPLPSLQERFALNGVCIADYPMYRGVSRLVGMDVMPRPGGLAERFDTLADIYGDDHDFYFIHVKKTDSLGEDADFDRKVAKLEQVDQLLPKITDLNPDVLVVTADHSTPATIGRHSWHPVPVMLKAKHARVDRVDRFDDYACAEGMLGRRPGTHLMGLALANAGRMQKYGA, via the coding sequence ATGGATATCACCGAAATTTGGGAAGACCTCGCTTGGGATCAAGGCGGCCGGATCGTTTACCTTGTCCTGGATGGTCTCGGCGGCATTCCCCATCCCGACCACCACCTGACGGAGTTGCAGGCCGCCAATACCCCCAACCTCGACGCCCTCGCCAAAGAATCGAGCTGTGGGTTGCTTGAAATCGTCGGTCCCGGTATCACTCCCGGCAGCGGCCCCGGACATCTGACCCTGTTTGGCTATGACCCGCTGAAGTATCGCATCGGTCGCGGGGTGTTGTCGGCTTTGGGCATCGATTTTGAGCTGCAACCGGGGGATGTCGCCGCTCGGGCTAACTTCGCTAGTTTCAGCGACAAGGGGATGGTCAGCGATCGCCGCGCCGGGCGCATTGGCACCGACCTCAACGAACGCTTGGTGCAAAAGATTTGCGATCGCGTCTCCCTCGACTTTGACGGCACCTTCTTCTTTGAAACGGTCAGCGAACATCGCGCCGTCCTTGTCCTACGCGGCGATGACCTATCTGGTGCCGTCCAAGACACCGACCCGCAAAGCACCGATCGGCCCCCTAACCTCCCGAAAGCAACGGCGGAAGAAGGTGAAAAAACAGCGGTGCTCATTCAGTCTTTTTTGCGCCAGGTGTCCGATGTTTTAGCCGACGAGCATCCGGCCAACGGCGTGTTGCTACGCGGATTCGAGCGCTTCGAGCCGCTGCCCTCCCTCCAAGAACGCTTTGCGCTGAATGGCGTCTGCATTGCCGACTACCCCATGTATCGGGGCGTGAGTCGCCTGGTCGGGATGGATGTCATGCCACGTCCCGGAGGCCTGGCCGAACGCTTTGACACCCTCGCCGACATCTACGGCGATGACCATGATTTTTACTTCATTCACGTTAAAAAGACCGACAGCCTCGGCGAAGATGCCGATTTCGATCGCAAAGTCGCGAAACTTGAACAAGTCGATCAGCTACTGCCCAAAATCACTGACCTCAATCCAGACGTCCTCGTCGTCACAGCCGACCACTCCACCCCCGCCACCATAGGCCGCCATAGCTGGCATCCGGTCCCCGTCATGCTCAAGGCCAAACATGCGCGGGTTGATCGAGTCGATCGCTTTGATGACTACGCCTGCGCTGAGGGGATGCTCGGTCGGCGTCCCGGCACCCATCTCATGGGCCTTGCCCTCGCCAACGCGGGGCGGATGCAAAAATACGGCGCTTAA
- a CDS encoding YqaE/Pmp3 family membrane protein, protein MDIIRLILAIFLPPVGVFLQVGLSLQFWINILLTLLGYVPGIIHAVWIILRR, encoded by the coding sequence ATGGACATCATTCGATTGATACTGGCAATCTTTTTGCCACCTGTCGGCGTATTTCTACAGGTAGGGCTGTCGCTACAGTTTTGGATTAATATCTTGCTGACCCTGTTGGGATACGTTCCCGGTATTATCCACGCGGTTTGGATTATTCTTAGACGCTAA
- a CDS encoding AI-2E family transporter, translating to MKFGQWITLIVLLICLYIFWQIRNITLLTFAAVIFGIVLNRMVRFLRQWTASRKTAVAVTVGIMLLILGVFGAIIVPPFSQQLRELIDLLPQAADQLQQWLQGLESIGPFSLENFQAVNSISSQLSNFDWEMVANRFFTLFSNTLSLTLNLLLVIVITIMMLLNPQPYRRLFIKVFPSSIRRQVDHVLDECEEAIAGWFIGILFNMGVIALLSTVGLWILGVPLALANGLLAGLLAFIPNMGPVLSVIPPVAIAVLDAPWKAIAVVVLYIIIQQLESNLLTPLVMKKQVSLLPAVTLLSQVIFAIFFGFLGLLLALPLTLTIQQWLNEFWVRSFADEH from the coding sequence GTGAAATTTGGTCAATGGATTACCTTAATCGTTTTACTGATTTGCCTGTATATTTTTTGGCAAATTCGTAATATCACGCTGCTCACATTTGCGGCGGTTATTTTCGGTATCGTCCTCAATCGCATGGTGCGATTTCTTCGGCAGTGGACGGCTTCCAGAAAGACTGCGGTCGCTGTGACCGTCGGCATAATGCTGTTAATACTGGGCGTTTTTGGGGCCATTATCGTGCCGCCATTTAGTCAACAGTTGCGAGAACTGATTGATTTGCTCCCCCAAGCGGCCGACCAACTTCAGCAGTGGTTGCAGGGATTAGAGAGCATCGGTCCCTTTTCCCTCGAAAACTTCCAAGCGGTCAACTCTATCTCCAGTCAACTGAGCAATTTTGACTGGGAGATGGTGGCCAACCGCTTCTTTACGCTGTTTTCGAACACCCTATCTCTGACGCTGAATTTGCTGCTGGTCATCGTCATCACCATCATGATGCTGCTGAATCCGCAGCCCTATCGGCGACTGTTTATTAAAGTCTTTCCGTCTTCGATTCGCCGACAGGTGGATCACGTCTTGGATGAGTGCGAAGAAGCGATCGCGGGATGGTTCATCGGCATTCTGTTCAACATGGGGGTGATTGCACTGCTGAGCACCGTCGGCCTGTGGATCTTAGGCGTGCCGCTGGCTCTGGCGAACGGTCTGCTGGCGGGCTTGCTGGCGTTTATTCCCAATATGGGTCCGGTGCTGAGTGTGATTCCCCCGGTGGCGATCGCGGTGCTGGATGCACCTTGGAAAGCGATCGCGGTAGTGGTGCTTTACATCATCATTCAGCAGCTCGAAAGTAATTTGCTAACTCCCCTCGTGATGAAAAAGCAAGTCTCGCTGCTGCCTGCTGTCACGCTGTTATCGCAAGTAATTTTTGCCATCTTTTTCGGCTTTTTAGGACTCCTACTCGCCCTGCCACTAACCCTCACCATTCAACAATGGCTCAATGAATTTTGGGTCCGCAGCTTTGCCGATGAGCATTAA
- a CDS encoding tetratricopeptide repeat protein, giving the protein MRLLFGLFGIAILSHLTGFAAAQAQESPAADPLETAQAEVLTYDDYMSLGYNAQQEGRYGEAAQFFRYALYLNPDDRSAVVAYWNARDALQNGADTSQAFDELMNRGYDATEAGNYQTALENFRQAEALRPGNYYASQAIRNVRTYLNSEAAVGNAAESMVVPAPEAQPPAVATQSYQGEAPYDRYMRLGYAALQEQDFTTAAEYFRSALYERPNDRWATIAYWNAIDGTNDGEAGLGSPAEEPSRYDRWMRLGYDATQREDYTAAIDFFQRALDLRPEDYYAVEALENVRTYLSD; this is encoded by the coding sequence ATGCGACTTTTATTCGGTTTATTCGGAATCGCGATTCTCAGTCATTTAACGGGCTTTGCAGCGGCCCAGGCTCAAGAATCGCCTGCTGCCGACCCACTCGAAACCGCTCAGGCCGAAGTCCTCACTTACGATGACTACATGAGTTTGGGCTACAACGCTCAGCAGGAGGGCCGCTATGGCGAAGCCGCCCAATTTTTTCGCTATGCCCTGTATCTCAATCCCGACGATCGCTCTGCCGTGGTGGCGTATTGGAATGCTCGCGATGCGTTGCAGAATGGCGCCGATACGTCTCAAGCTTTTGATGAATTGATGAATCGGGGCTACGACGCGACGGAAGCGGGCAACTATCAAACGGCGCTGGAAAACTTTCGGCAGGCGGAGGCGTTGCGACCGGGTAACTATTACGCCAGTCAGGCGATTCGGAATGTGCGCACTTATCTCAACTCGGAAGCGGCCGTGGGGAATGCGGCTGAGTCGATGGTTGTGCCTGCGCCGGAGGCTCAACCCCCGGCAGTCGCCACGCAGTCTTATCAAGGGGAAGCGCCCTACGATCGCTACATGCGGCTCGGCTATGCGGCGTTGCAAGAGCAAGACTTCACCACTGCCGCAGAGTATTTTCGCAGCGCCCTGTACGAACGCCCCAACGATCGCTGGGCGACCATTGCCTACTGGAACGCCATTGACGGCACTAACGATGGGGAGGCCGGTTTGGGCAGCCCAGCAGAGGAGCCTTCGCGCTACGATCGCTGGATGCGGTTGGGATATGACGCCACTCAGCGGGAGGACTATACCGCCGCGATTGACTTTTTTCAGCGAGCCTTAGACCTGCGTCCGGAAGATTATTACGCCGTTGAAGCCCTCGAAAATGTCCGGACTTATCTCAGCGACTAA
- a CDS encoding DUF1206 domain-containing protein, with translation MAKLRANWRRVGRRWVRWGQRTLNRLSQRPWARRWMRWGHGAKGLLYGLIGFLALRSVVYDGESAGGSKAVLLALGDRAIGSLILIFLAIGLSGYAFWRLVQMLVDPENFHQSLAFHHVMQRCGYGFSGLTYLGIGYTAGRLAIGLTVDFEDTVEEIAEALFEVPIGPWALLLSGLAVICVGLAYAYGALSGGFINEFQPRLYATVKRTTVVMGKIGFTARGISFMLIGAYLMKSAYFTNDETAGGLGQVLDRLDDQRFGKVWLSAIAIGFFAYATYMVLSAIYRRFPVPESTAPPVSAQRSQ, from the coding sequence ATGGCTAAACTCCGAGCAAATTGGAGACGGGTTGGTCGGCGCTGGGTCCGTTGGGGACAGCGGACGCTCAATCGCCTGTCGCAGCGACCCTGGGCCCGTCGGTGGATGCGCTGGGGTCATGGGGCCAAGGGCCTACTGTACGGTTTGATTGGGTTCCTAGCCCTGCGAAGTGTGGTCTATGATGGCGAGTCTGCGGGTGGGAGCAAAGCCGTCCTCTTAGCCCTCGGCGATCGCGCGATCGGCAGTCTGATTCTGATCTTTTTAGCGATCGGCCTGTCAGGCTATGCCTTCTGGCGGTTGGTGCAAATGCTGGTGGACCCGGAGAATTTTCACCAGTCGTTAGCGTTTCATCACGTGATGCAGCGCTGTGGATACGGCTTTAGCGGTCTCACGTATTTGGGAATTGGCTACACTGCGGGGCGGCTCGCGATCGGATTGACGGTGGACTTTGAAGACACTGTCGAAGAAATCGCCGAAGCCTTATTTGAAGTGCCGATTGGGCCTTGGGCATTGCTCCTGAGTGGCCTGGCGGTCATTTGTGTGGGCCTGGCTTATGCCTACGGGGCGCTTTCCGGGGGCTTTATTAACGAGTTTCAGCCGCGGCTGTATGCCACCGTGAAGCGCACCACCGTGGTGATGGGGAAAATTGGCTTCACCGCCCGCGGCATCAGTTTTATGTTGATTGGTGCTTATTTAATGAAGTCGGCTTATTTCACGAATGATGAAACCGCTGGCGGGTTGGGCCAAGTGCTGGATCGATTGGATGACCAACGGTTTGGGAAAGTGTGGCTCAGCGCGATCGCGATCGGGTTCTTTGCCTACGCCACTTATATGGTGTTGTCGGCGATTTACCGACGCTTTCCCGTCCCCGAGTCGACAGCGCCTCCGGTTTCTGCCCAGCGATCGCAGTAG